Part of the Xiphophorus couchianus chromosome 2, X_couchianus-1.0, whole genome shotgun sequence genome, ATCAGTTCCAGagtccagctggttctggttctggtctcagAGCTCATCTAGAGAACATCCATCTCCATGGTGACAAAGATGGGCTGGTGGGATCGGAGCTGTGGAACCAGTAACTATTTTCCTTCGGTCTTTATGTTGCTATGGTGATGATTATCCTATAAtccccagcatgatgctgcctagTCCGGATCGGGGGCAATGCAGGTAATGGACTTTACTGCTGAATGAACACCTGATGGAGAACCGGGCAAgtatgacctttgaccccccccccctttcCCCGACACCTCATCACCAGGAAACAGCCCGCTCTCAGCGCTCGCGCCGCATCTCATGCCCATATAAGGCATCGTTGAGCGGCTGCCCGACCCGCCGCAGCTCCACGCCGCcctctgctgctggaggaaggAACTGCACCTCATGCTTTCTGCTAAGcttctgaaatgatttttaaataattagtttgCAAATGTCtgatgagtttgtgttttttgagtAAATTTAAGTTGATTCATTTTATGATCCTGCCGCATAATTTCTGTTCAGCgggatttattttggtttggtGATGAGCGTTTTGAggtttctttgcttcttttgtgTCATAATTTCACTAAATTAAAACTACAACTCttgatttggagaaaattacatccaaactgtcattttaaaagactATTCATACATTTGAGCAGTGCGGCTCCGAAGTCCCACCTGCACACCTGGCAGTTCAACACACTGCGCCATCTGCTGACCGTTCGTGGAACTGGACGCCGACATGAGCTGAATATCTgcagatttcatgttttttttaaaaagatcaaaaaggaaaatcaaataaagatttttccTAAACAAACCTTTTCATCCTTCAAGCTGCTTTCTGATCCGGAAACAGGAGCTGACCCACTTTCAGCAACACCGGAACCGAACAGATCTCATTCTGCTCCTGAACGCAGCCCTGCTGGGCCCCGCCCCCAAGCGCCCAATCAGAGCCCGGCAAGTGGGAAGCGGAGccctgtgattggctgctgccGGGTGAAGcagcctcctcctccctccatccaaGGCTGCGGATCTGAGGTGAGGGACTCGCTCTGCGTGGCGGGTCTGATCTTCCCCACATAGCTGCAGGTGTGTGCGGGACGCTCAGGTGGAAACGCTCATCTGATGAAAGTCATTGATCGGTCGGGCTGTGACGTCACTCAGGCCGCCGTGGCAGGTAGAAGGTGTCCGGCCGCTTGGGAGGGAAAGGAGCGGCTggtaaacaggaagtcatgtgactcagagagagatggagaagGGAGAGGGGGGGGCTATCTGGATCACGTGACCAGGGGGTCAGGGGGGTCACGTGATCCCCCTGGTCACATTCCTGCTGATGTTTCACCAAACAGATACAGTTTCCCTCCATGGAGGGCGTGAAAACCTTTTCTCTGCCCAGGCTGAAATGTTTGTTCTCACATGAATGTTGTCTGGTTGCCCATCATGCAGAGCATCATGGGTAATAGCGACAGCGTGATGGTGCAGAAGCGGATGGCCCGGTTCCGTCCAGAGGAGCGGTCCATGATCGACGGCGCGTTTGAGCGTCTGCAGGCCGGCGGCCCGGGGAAGACGCTCCAGCTGGAGGCGCTGCAGGTGAGAGGTGGCTGAAGGTCGTCCTTCCACTAACAGTTCTTGGGTCGGGAACCCGGAGGAACTTCTAACTGGTTCTAAAGAGTCCAGTAGGTTCATgaaggtgacctttgacctgggTCCACCAgaatgctgcagctgctgcacaaACAATAATAATCCTCAGCAGAGACATGGTGACATGTTTAATATTAATGAGCTTCTGACGGAGgacgccccctggtggacagAAATAGAAAACCTTCATTCTGGAGgacgatgatgatgaagaaCATTGatcataaataaatctgatttcatttattacatttatcaTCCTTAATTAAaccaatcagccaatcagatgaagccgattaaaataaacaaactcaaTGTTTTCTTCGTCGTTCATCCAGTGGGACCTGAGGGTTCAGAGGTCATGGGGTCAACCTGTCAAATATTCCGTGAAATtagagattaaattaaattattctttaatcTGTCAGTTTGACACCTGGAGGAGAATCCAGATGAGATGAAGAagcagtgaggaagaggagggctTTGATTCatcattattgattattgatttaaatattagattttctatgtgatacatttaataaattcaagAGTTATCTTCAAATCTATGACaaaaatcagcagaaataaatgtagtgaataataatattaaagctGTAGCAATAGCAGGAACCCAGAACTTTGGacctgacccggttctgctggTCCTGACCCGGTCCGGCCCGGTGTAGAACCTGGGTCTCATCCAGCGTTGTCCTCTTCTTGTCCTGCAGGCGTCCCTGGGGGCCCTGGTCCCTGTCGCCATGGTGACCAGGACGTTCTGGGGCCTGTGCAGCATCAAGCCGGGACGGGCGGAACCGGGCCGGGCCGGCGCCGCCCCGGGGCCGGACCGAGAGCAGCTGACGGTTTTCCTGGCAGATGTCCTGCGGGGGACGGCAGAGGAGCGCGCGCCGCTGGTCATGGCCATGTCCCACAATGCAGCGGGGCGGCCGCAGGCGGTCAGCTGCCAGCAGGTGGCGGCGGTGAGTAGGAAGGGGAGGGGGGCAGGAAGTGATGTCGAGTGGAGGCTCATGGCTGTGATCCGTAGTTCCTGGAGGACCTGATCACTGCTGTAGTTCACatcctgaccagcagggggcgcctgCAGGGCTGGAGGCCGCAGCAGATGGGCGACACGGCACTGGGGGTCAAGCTGCTGGCCGAGcagatgacctctgacctcagacCGTCAGGTAAGTTCCAGCTCCAGGACTCCGCCCCCTTTCCGTCTGACCTCGCCCCTTTCCATCTGACCCCGCCCCTCTCTGTCCTCAGACCCGGCGACCTGCGACCTGTCCTGTCTGGAGGACTGGGTCTTCCGGGTGTCCCAGGTCTCCCAGTACCTGGAGGTTCTGGTGGCCGAGGGCCTGAACGTTTCCCTGAGCGGCCGGACGGCGCCGGACCTGCTGCCGCCGTGCCGGGACACGGACTGGACCCACCTGACCGTCCTGCTGGATGTACCCACGCTCATGTTCCTGGCTCCACAGGTCagtcagaaccaggaccagaaccagaaccaggaccaggatcagaaccagagactaaagtctcaaatcagagaaactcatccaggcttttgtttctctttagtggctttgattcctgcagcagcgtcttcacaggtctgattgacaacccaacggtccagaacctgctgctggagttctgactagaaccaggaggatagagacaccacccggttctacatcatctagttctacaccacccagtttATATATCACTGAACAGaataaagatctgctgctggatcaacctgctggttctggttgtggttctgctctgcagtcaGAACCGGGCCGATACTTACCCAGCTACCTTCCCTGGTTCTCAGTAACCGTGTCCGTCTCTCCCCAGCTGCCAGACGgctgcagcgccccctggaGGCTGGTCTTTTCCACGCAGCTGCACGGGGAGAGCTTcaccaagatggccgccgctcTGCAACACCACGGGCCCACGATGCTGCTGCTGCGGGACACCCGGGGCCACGTGTTCGGGGGCTACGCCTCCACCGCCTGGGAGCTCAAGCCCCAGTTCCAGGGTAGGAAGCCCGCTGGGTCAGAACCGGTCCTGGTGTTGGGACCAGCAGGACAAATTGGACCTCAGCTGGACTCTGGAGCTCCAGATGTTCCTAAGACGCTGAGATGCTGATCCTGTTTGGGTCCGCTTTAGGTTCTGTCACCAGTGCagtcaccttcatcatcatcattattctTCCTCCTAATGCAGAGCCAGTCGCTCCGTTTTCGATCACAGGGTTAAAATGAACGTTTCCTCAGCAGCCAGAGGAGATCAAAGTGATGAATCGTTTCCTGTAACTCGGCCAGACTTTGATCCTGGAAAGGATTTTAATACTGACGGTTGTCATGACGACTGCAGCCAAATATCAAACTGTTGCAACATCAGGTTTATATCAGATCgcgtccaaaaaaaaaaaaaatcacaaatgattCTTCTTCAGACTTAAGTCGAGAAATGATTGTTGAATCGGCTGCAgtgcgccccctggtggccagGCGCTTTACTAACTGAACTCAGCGTCACCGtgaggaataataaaaacagaaacaggaaaaatgagTCACATTTCTATTCAACAACCAACAGCTTCTGTGTTGTTGAGACTAAAGAAAAGCCAAAGAAGCAGAGCTGGGTTAAAGGTCGGCCATTTTGCCGCCAGTGTTTTAAATATGGCTActgctaataaaaaaatgtaggtAAAAGTATGTCTACGTTCAATATCTATGAAAAGTTTTCACCCTTTTATTGCTTTAACTAATCAATTATGAGTTAAGAAACTTTCATAAGTGAGTCGGTGTTTAGTATCGGCACCTCTGGACTCATCTGGACGTCCTACCTACTGAAACACTTGGAGAGGACAGCTGGGAACAGGTCTGGGCTTTAACTAGGCCAGTCCAGAATGTTGTTGCCTCTGAAGCTGACTGCTAAAGAACCAgcagctgttgccatggtgacctGTTGTCCTCTCCTGACACTTAGTCAATAAAGGCTAATTAAGTTGATCATGATTAATTGACAGAAAGGATGAATAGTTTTCATAGTGCATGTTAAATATCTTCATGGTGAAACATGAGGAGGCTGagcagagacaggaagtgaccaGCTGCACTTCCTGGACCAGATTGCTTGATGAAGGCAGACCGATGGCGGCCATTTTGGCTCTGCTCAGCTGGAGGCAGAAAGCCACACAGCCAGGAAGTGTCTCTGCTCTTTTGAATATGGTAGACAGGAGCATGatggtgtatgtgtgtgtgtgtgtgtgtgtgtgcgtgcgcagGTGACTCCAGATGCTTCCTGTTCTCGGTTTTCCCCACTCTGAGGGTTTACACGGCAACAGGATACAACGAACACTTCATGTACCTGAACCAGCACCAGCAGACGATGCCCAACGGACTGGTGAGACTGGGCCCAGTGGAGCGGAGCCGCTTCACGCTCCGGCACCGCTGTGACCTCACAGACAGGAAGTCACAGCGGCAGCTGAAAACAACCGGGCTTCATGATGAGCACctgaagctgctggaggagctgcactCAGATGTTTAATCTATAAATCGGCTAATTAAACAGCGTCTGCTCTGCTGCGACATGTTTAGCACTGAGGTGTGTCAAATTTACaggtgtaccagaaacacagGAACACAAAGGTTCCTGCTCAGAACTTTGGATGTaagaaagacaacaacaaaagtgACACTGACTGCGTTAAAATTTTGAACGAGTTAAAATCTATGTGATGAATTAATGTCAACTAACTTGTTAAAGTCCCAGTCTACCTCTGTCAGGTGACCCTTCAGGCTATGGGGAGGTCAAACtgctggttgccatggtaacgGTCTGCTCCTCCCCTTAGGGCATGGGGGGTCAACACGACTACTTTGGCCTGTGGCTGGACAGCGACTTCGGCCGCGGTCACAGCCGCGCTCGCCCCAAATGCACGACGTACGGAAACCCGCAGCTGTCGGCCGACGAGGACTTTGTCCTGGACGCTGTGGAGGTTTGGGCCGCAAGGAACCTGCCGACGCCGCCCGAGGTATGGAGCGGGACCACAGGACCAAGGTTCCTGAACCAGTTTAAACTGGTCTGAACTGTTTTAAAACCGGTTTAAACTGGTCTGAACaggtttaaaatgatttaaattggttaaagccagtttaaactgatttaaactGGTTTAAGCTGGTTTAAACTGGTCTGAACTGGTTTAAGTCGGTCTGAACCGGTTTAAACTGGTCTGAACTGTTTTAGAACTGGTTTAAACTGGTCTGAACCGGTTTAAACTGGTCTGAACTGGTTTAAACTGGTTTGAATTGGTTTAGGTTGGTTTAAACTGGTCTGAATTGATTTAAACTGGTTTAAACCGGTTTAAACTGGTCTGAACTGGTTTGTGGTGGTGATGCCATGTTGAGCCGCTCTTGGTGTTTCaggacgaggaagaggaggaggggaagaaGAGCATCCTGAAGGTGGATCCGGAGGTCCAGGCCATGATGGAGCTGACGGGGAAGACTCTGCACAGCGAGGGCTTTAATGAGCTGCAGgaagactttgactaggccacgtGCGG contains:
- the meak7 gene encoding MTOR-associated protein MEAK7 isoform X2 encodes the protein MGNSDSVMVQKRMARFRPEERSMIDGAFERLQAGGPGKTLQLEALQASLGALVPVAMVTRTFWGLCSIKPGRAEPGRAGAAPGPDREQLTVFLADVLRGTAEERAPLVMAMSHNAAGRPQAVSCQQVAAFLEDLITAVVHILTSRGRLQGWRPQQMGDTALGVKLLAEQMTSDLRPSDPATCDLSCLEDWVFRVSQVSQYLEVLVAEGLNVSLSGRTAPDLLPPCRDTDWTHLTVLLDVPTLMFLAPQLPDGCSAPWRLVFSTQLHGESFTKMAAALQHHGPTMLLLRDTRGHVFGGYASTAWELKPQFQGDSRCFLFSVFPTLRVYTATGYNEHFMYLNQHQQTMPNGLGMGGQHDYFGLWLDSDFGRGHSRARPKCTTYGNPQLSADEDFVLDAVEVWAARNLPTPPEDEEEEEGKKSILKVDPEVQAMMELTGKTLHSEGFNELQEDFD
- the meak7 gene encoding MTOR-associated protein MEAK7 isoform X1, coding for MNVVWLPIMQSIMGNSDSVMVQKRMARFRPEERSMIDGAFERLQAGGPGKTLQLEALQASLGALVPVAMVTRTFWGLCSIKPGRAEPGRAGAAPGPDREQLTVFLADVLRGTAEERAPLVMAMSHNAAGRPQAVSCQQVAAFLEDLITAVVHILTSRGRLQGWRPQQMGDTALGVKLLAEQMTSDLRPSDPATCDLSCLEDWVFRVSQVSQYLEVLVAEGLNVSLSGRTAPDLLPPCRDTDWTHLTVLLDVPTLMFLAPQLPDGCSAPWRLVFSTQLHGESFTKMAAALQHHGPTMLLLRDTRGHVFGGYASTAWELKPQFQGDSRCFLFSVFPTLRVYTATGYNEHFMYLNQHQQTMPNGLGMGGQHDYFGLWLDSDFGRGHSRARPKCTTYGNPQLSADEDFVLDAVEVWAARNLPTPPEDEEEEEGKKSILKVDPEVQAMMELTGKTLHSEGFNELQEDFD